CTTGTCGAGCACGACGACGGAAGCGCCCGGGCTCTGCGCCGTGATCGCCGTCGCAGTCGCCAGCCCGATGATCCCCGCCCCGACAACCGCCACGTCGTAGTTCTCCGACAAGCACCCCTCCCGCCGAGCAGGCTAGGCCTCACGGAACCACCCCCTCCGCCCAGCCCGCGGCGCGATCCCCGGCGAGAGGCCGCAGGCCGAACCCAGGGAGGTCGGGTCCACGAGCAACGGCCACTCGCATACGCAGTCTCCCGCTTGGCGGGGGACCGGATTCACCCTGCTCGACCTTTCCTTGCTCGGCGTGGCAGCCGTCAGGTCGAGCAGGGTGAACAAAGCGCCACACGCCAAACCCAGGGGGTGCAGC
The sequence above is a segment of the Acidimicrobiia bacterium genome. Coding sequences within it:
- a CDS encoding NAD(P)-binding protein translates to MAVVGAGIIGLATATAITAQSPGASVVVLDK